CCTGACCGCGGGCGCGGTGAAGGGATGATAGGAGCGGAGAGAAGAGTGGTTCGCGTCGGGCTGGTCCCGGTTGTCCGCCCCATCTTTCGCGGCGCGCACATGGGCCTCGAGGAAGCGAGCCGCCGCTCGCTGGAGGCCCTGTCGGAGCGCCTGGGCTTCGCGCTGGTCTACATCGGGGCTCCGGTCACCGACGCCTCGGAGGCAGAGAGCCGCGCCGCCGAGGTGGCGGCCCTGCATAGTGGCGGCGGGCTCGACTTCCTGCTCGCCCTGCACGTGACGTTCGCAACGGGAGATCTCGTCAGACCGCTGTTGGGGCTCGACATGCCTCTGGGCCTCTGGGCCCTGCCGGAGGCCGCTGTGGATGGGCCGCTGCCGCAGAACGCCCTGTGCGGCCTCAACCTGGGTCTGAGCCTGCGGACGGGCCGCCGGACGCCCGTGAAGTGGTTCTATGGAAGCCCCGATGAACGGGCGTTCCAGGAGCGGTTGGGCATCACGATGCGGGCGATGCGTGGCTGCAGGGCCGTGCGCGAGGGCAGGGTGCTGTGGGTCGGCGGGACCGCGCCAGGCTTCTACCGTCTGGAGACCGTCCCTGAGTTGCCGCTACGGATAGACCGTGCACCCCTGGAAGTTCTCTTCGATGCGCTGTCGCAGGTGGACGAAGCAGGCGTCACGCATCGCCTGGCCGAAATGGACGAGCCCTTGGATATGCCAAGGGAGGATCTGCGGTCCACCATCAGACTCGAGATAGCACTCGAGCGCCTGGCAGAGGGCTACGATGGGGTCGCGCTGCGCTGCTGGCCGGAAGTGCCCGAGCGCGCGGGCACGATGGCCTGCGCCGCCTTCGCGCGCCTGGCCGATCGCGGCTGCCCGTACGCCTGCGAGGGCGACCTTGCCGGACTGGCGTCCATGCTCGCAGTGGCCGCTGTGACCGGCGGCCCGGCTGCGCTGCTCGACCTCTCGCACGCCGATGACGAGGGATTGATGTTCTGGCACTGCGGCAACACGGCGCGCTCGTGGGCCGATGGCGCCACACGCCTCGTACCACACTTCAACCGCGGCCTGCCCGCTGTGCGCGACATGCGCCTGGCGCCCGGCCAGGTCTGCGGACTGCGGTTCCTGGAATCGAGAAAGGCCGCGGTGTACGCCGGGGCCGTGCTCGGACGGGCTCGCGGCTACGACGGCGCCGCGGGCTGGATCGGGCACCTGCGGTGGGCAGGCGAGCCAGCCAGCCCGAGCGGATTCCTGGCAAGCGTCCTCAACCGGCGCCTTCCTCATCACCTGGCATGGGGACGAGGCGACGAGGAGGAAGCGCTGCTGGAGATGTGCTCCTGGCTGGGACACGAGCCGCTGCCGCTCGACCCAGAGGATAGGCTGCTCAGGTGGACCTCCGATGCGCCTTGACCCAGGGGCGCTGCGCCGTCTCGATACCCTGTGGCTACGGGATACCACGCCGTCCGGAGCGCGGTTCACCACCGAAGCGGGAACGCTGCAGGCTGAGATCTACGCGCCAGGAATCCTGCGTCTGCGCCTGTCTACCGGCCCT
This DNA window, taken from Armatimonadota bacterium, encodes the following:
- a CDS encoding fucose isomerase — encoded protein: MIGAERRVVRVGLVPVVRPIFRGAHMGLEEASRRSLEALSERLGFALVYIGAPVTDASEAESRAAEVAALHSGGGLDFLLALHVTFATGDLVRPLLGLDMPLGLWALPEAAVDGPLPQNALCGLNLGLSLRTGRRTPVKWFYGSPDERAFQERLGITMRAMRGCRAVREGRVLWVGGTAPGFYRLETVPELPLRIDRAPLEVLFDALSQVDEAGVTHRLAEMDEPLDMPREDLRSTIRLEIALERLAEGYDGVALRCWPEVPERAGTMACAAFARLADRGCPYACEGDLAGLASMLAVAAVTGGPAALLDLSHADDEGLMFWHCGNTARSWADGATRLVPHFNRGLPAVRDMRLAPGQVCGLRFLESRKAAVYAGAVLGRARGYDGAAGWIGHLRWAGEPASPSGFLASVLNRRLPHHLAWGRGDEEEALLEMCSWLGHEPLPLDPEDRLLRWTSDAP